TCGCGCCTAGCGAAAAAGGGCAACCTGATCCCCGTCTACCAGGAGCTGCTCATGGACCTGGAGACCCCGCTGTCGTTTTTCCAGCGGCTGGAGCGCGACCGCTACTCCTTCCTTCTCGAAAGCGTCGAGGGCAGCGAGCGCTGGGCGCGTTATTCTTTTCTCGGCACGCGGCCGTATTTAGTCTTCAAGTCTCGCGGAAAGAGGATCGAGATCGTCGAAGAGGGAAAGAAAAGAAATCTCACCGCCGACGAACCGCTCAAAGTATTGGAGGGGCTCCTCAAAGAACATCGTCCGGCGGCCGTGGACGGAGTGCCGCCGTTTTTCGGCGGCGCGCTCGGCTACGTCGCCTACGACGCCGTGGAGCAATTCCACGGGATCATCAATAACAAAAATGACGCGCACGGACTCCCGGAGATCTTTTTCATTTTCGTTCAGACTCTGGTCGCGTTCGACAACTTGAAGCACACGATCAAAGTCATCGACAACGTGCGCCTCGACAGCCAAAAAAACCTCCGACAGTCTTATGACGCGGCGACCGCCCGAATCCGCCGGCTGGTTTCGTCGCTTAAGCCGAGGAAAACAGAGGCCAGAGACTTGAGCGTTCGCGGCAAGGAGAAAAAATACCGTTCCAACCTGACGCCGCAAGCGTTTAAAGCCGCAGTGCGCAAGGCCAAGGACTATATCGAGGCCGGCGACATCATCCAGGCGGTTCTTTGCCAGAGGTTGGAGACCCGAACCGAGGCGGACTCGTTCGAGATTTACCGGGCGCTTAGGCTCATCAATCCCTCTCCTTATATGTACTACCTCGAACTGGAGGGCTTGAGAGTGATCGGCTCCTCGCCCGAGACCATGGTGCGCCTCACAGGAGACACGATCGAGCTGCGTCCGATCGCTGGAACCCGCCGCCGGGGCGTTACCCCGGACGAGGAGCAGGCGCTCGAGGCGGACCTGCTTTCGGACCCGAAGGAAAGAGCGGAGCACATCATGCTCGTGGATCTGGGCCGCAACGACGTCGGCCGAGTCGCCCAAGTCGGCACGGTCGAGGTCAACGAGTTGATGGCGATCGAGCGCTACTCTCACGTCATTCACATCGTCTCGAACGTGCGCGGAAAATTGGCGCCGGGAAAGAGCGCCTTCGAG
This genomic interval from Candidatus Binatia bacterium contains the following:
- the trpE gene encoding anthranilate synthase component I: SRLAKKGNLIPVYQELLMDLETPLSFFQRLERDRYSFLLESVEGSERWARYSFLGTRPYLVFKSRGKRIEIVEEGKKRNLTADEPLKVLEGLLKEHRPAAVDGVPPFFGGALGYVAYDAVEQFHGIINNKNDAHGLPEIFFIFVQTLVAFDNLKHTIKVIDNVRLDSQKNLRQSYDAATARIRRLVSSLKPRKTEARDLSVRGKEKKYRSNLTPQAFKAAVRKAKDYIEAGDIIQAVLCQRLETRTEADSFEIYRALRLINPSPYMYYLELEGLRVIGSSPETMVRLTGDTIELRPIAGTRRRGVTPDEEQALEADLLSDPKERAEHIMLVDLGRNDVGRVAQVGTVEVNELMAIERYSHVIHIVSNVRGKLAPGKSAFELFVSSFPAGTVSGAPKIRAMQIISELEPEKRGLYAGAIGYFSFNGNLDTCIVIRTILMQGKKAFIQAGAGIVADSDPEKEYQETLNKARAMLKAIELAEQWRRAGR